From Streptomyces sp. SAI-135:
CTCGATGGTGGCGTTCGAGGGCGCGGCGGACACCGAGAAGTTCCCGGAGCCCGAGTACGGCCCGGCCCACCAGCCGCAGAAGCTGTACTACAACCAGGGCTTCAACCGCCCCCGCACCGAGGCGCTGCACAACGCGCTGCTCGAGCGCGGCCTGGAGTCGCCGTACGGGGACTGGCTCAAGCGCTGGGACGAGTCGCCGATGCGGGACCGCACCCTGACCACGCACATCCCGTGCGCCGACTTCTTCGAGATCCGCGACAAGGCCCTGATCGCGCACGCCACGCAGATCGACCCCGACGGCGGCTGGTTCAAGGTCCCGCTGGAGATCCAGAAGGAGGTCTGGCCGACGGAGGAGTACGAGCTCGCGAAGTCCCTCGTCGATACCTCCCTCCCCGAGGACGACCTGTTTGCGGGCATCCGCGACAATGCCTGACATGAGCGCAAGCGCAAGCCTGGCAATGACGCACCTCGTGACCTTCGCCAAGGAGGTCGACGAGGACAAGGTCACCCCCGGCGTCCTCGGCTTCATCGTCTTCGCGGCGATGGCCCTGGCGGTGTGGGCCCTGATGAAGTCCATGAGCAGGCACATGAACAAGGTCGACTTCAAGGAGTCCCCGGACGAGACCTCCGGCAAGGGAACCGCGGAAAACTCCTCCGGCAAGGCCTCACCGGCCAAGGGCTGAGCCACGCGGCGGCCGTGACGGGAGGGAGGTCTCCCTCCCGATCTCGGCCGGTCGGCGGTTCACGGGGTGACCCCCGAAGGCGGTAGCACGGTGCGCACTCCGGGCCGGTGTCCGGAGCGCCGGAATCGTCGTGGCCCTGTGATGCGGGGGCGTGCCGCGTCCCGTGCCGGGGCCGTGCCGGTGTGACAACCACGCGGCATGACTCCGCCGCCGCGCGGGCGCCGGGTATGTGGGCGTGCCTCTGCCCATGGCGAAGCCCTCGCCGTCGGCCGGTGACGGCAGCCGCAGACTGACTCCGCGCGCAGCGGGAGAGACCGTCGCCGGAGTGGGTGTCCCGGTCACGGGGACCGGACCGCCTGTGCCTCCGCCGTTTCAGCGGTGACCGCAGCGCACGCGACGACTCCGCACGCCGGGGGTAGGACGGTGTCCCGATCGTCGGCACCGCCCGTGTCAACGGCGTCGGCCGGTGACGGCAGCCGCTCGGGACGGTCCGCGCACAGTGGACGAGACCGTGGCCCGGTCCCGGCCGACCTCCCGAGCACCGCAAGCGCCGGGCCGCCGCCGGTCAGTGACCGCGGCGCACTCAGCGGGGGGCGGAGTGTGTCCTGGCCGCAGCCAGCCGCCGATCACTTCCCGTGCCGGGCGGGTGGGCCTGAGTTCCCGTGCCCGTGCCGGGCGGGTGGGCCTGAGTTCCCGTGCCCGTGCCGGGCGGGTGGGCCTGAGTTCCCGTGCCCGTGCCGGGCGGGTGGGCCTGAGTTCCCGTGCCCGTGCCGGGCGGGTGGGCCTGAGTTCCCGTGCCCGTGCCGGGCGGGTGGGCCTGAGTTCCCGTGCCCGTGCCGGGCGGGTGGGCCTGAGTTCCCGTGCCCGTGCCGGGCGGGTGGGCCTGAGTTCCCGTGCCCGTGCCGGGCGGGTGGGCCTGAGTTCCCGTGCCCGCACCGGGCAGGTGGGCCCGTGTTCCTGTCCCCGTGTCGGCAGGTGGGCCCGTGTCCCTGTCCCCGTGCCGGGCAGGTGAACCCGTGTCCCCGTCACCCCCGCGCCGAAGCCACCCCCACGCCCATCACCTCACGGGCGTGCCGGTTGGGGACCATGC
This genomic window contains:
- the mca gene encoding mycothiol conjugate amidase Mca, which codes for MAVHAHPDDESSKGAATMAKYVSEGVDVLVVTCTGGERGSILNPKLQGDTYIEEHIHEVRKKEMDEAREILGVKQEWLGFVDSGLPEGDPLPPLPEGCFALEDVDKAAGELVKQIRAFRPQVITTYDENGGYPHPDHIMTHKISMVAFEGAADTEKFPEPEYGPAHQPQKLYYNQGFNRPRTEALHNALLERGLESPYGDWLKRWDESPMRDRTLTTHIPCADFFEIRDKALIAHATQIDPDGGWFKVPLEIQKEVWPTEEYELAKSLVDTSLPEDDLFAGIRDNA